From Thermomonas sp. XSG, one genomic window encodes:
- a CDS encoding CopL family metal-binding regulatory protein yields MSTRAILLRLLLCVALVFNGAASAMASVQMMQMHADGHEAASTPVAPMASAESEMPCHHDGQPAHSQDAADAATATKDKQPGQSPDCCKSSTCTCACVHQAAAMVPVMAFQGTALLHVGSVRSMALGHATPPLPHLIRPPIG; encoded by the coding sequence ATGTCCACCCGCGCCATCCTGTTGCGTCTGTTGCTGTGCGTTGCCTTGGTATTCAACGGGGCAGCCTCGGCCATGGCGTCTGTGCAGATGATGCAGATGCACGCGGATGGGCATGAAGCCGCAAGTACTCCGGTCGCGCCTATGGCGAGTGCCGAGTCCGAGATGCCATGCCACCACGACGGGCAGCCCGCGCATTCGCAGGATGCGGCCGATGCGGCAACGGCTACCAAGGACAAGCAACCCGGCCAGTCACCCGATTGCTGCAAGTCGAGCACCTGTACCTGTGCATGCGTGCATCAGGCGGCCGCCATGGTGCCGGTGATGGCCTTCCAGGGCACCGCCCTGCTGCATGTCGGTAGCGTGCGATCGATGGCCTTGGGCCATGCAACACCACCGTTGCCCCATCTGATCCGACCTCCCATCGGCTAA